A section of the Acidaminococcales bacterium genome encodes:
- a CDS encoding 3-hydroxybutyryl-CoA dehydrogenase (converts (S)-3-hydroxybutanoyl-CoA to 3-acetoacetyl-CoA), with product DKAVKLGLNHPMGPFEMVDLVGLDTRLKSLEYLNKMLGEKYRPCPLHVQYVKAGRLGRKVGRGVYDYDGDGKKK from the coding sequence TCGACAAGGCGGTGAAGCTGGGGCTGAACCACCCGATGGGGCCGTTTGAGATGGTTGACCTGGTGGGGCTTGACACCAGGCTGAAAAGCCTGGAATACCTCAACAAGATGCTGGGCGAGAAGTACCGCCCCTGCCCGCTGCACGTGCAGTACGTCAAGGCCGGGCGCTTGGGCCGCAAGGTTGGCAGGGGCGTCTATGACTACGACGGGGACGGAAAGAAAAAATGA